In one Rugosibacter aromaticivorans genomic region, the following are encoded:
- the panD gene encoding aspartate 1-decarboxylase, producing the protein MQRMMLKSKLHRVTVTQAELHYEGSCAIDEDLLDAADIEEYQQIDIYNVNNGERFTTYAIRAERGTGTISVNGAAARKAAPGDLLIIASYAMMNEIELVNFEPGLVYVDAKNRITHHGKKIPTQAAA; encoded by the coding sequence ATGCAGCGCATGATGCTGAAATCAAAACTTCACCGTGTTACGGTGACACAAGCCGAGTTGCACTACGAGGGCTCCTGTGCGATTGATGAAGATCTGCTTGACGCAGCGGACATTGAGGAATACCAGCAGATCGACATTTACAACGTGAATAATGGCGAACGTTTCACTACCTATGCCATTCGTGCAGAACGCGGCACTGGCACCATCTCGGTAAATGGTGCCGCCGCGCGCAAGGCAGCACCGGGCGATCTGTTAATCATTGCCAGCTATGCAATGATGAACGAAATCGAACTGGTGAATTTTGAGCCGGGCCTGGTGTACGTGGATGCAAAAAACCGCATCACACATCATGGCAAGAAAATTCCGACGCAAGCCGCTGCCTGA
- a CDS encoding recombinase family protein → MQGQRIGYVRVSSFDQNPERQLEGVQVARVFTDKASGKDTKRPELERLLAFVREGDTVVVHSMDRLARNLDDLRRIVQGLTQRGVRMEFVKEGLTFTGEDSPMANLMLSVMGAFAEFERALIRERQREGIVLAKQRGAYRGRKKSLNSEQIAELKRRVAAGDQKTLVARDFGISRETLYQYLRED, encoded by the coding sequence TTGCAAGGTCAACGCATCGGCTATGTCCGCGTCAGCAGTTTCGACCAGAACCCGGAACGGCAATTGGAGGGTGTTCAGGTGGCGCGGGTGTTCACCGACAAGGCTTCTGGCAAGGACACCAAGCGCCCCGAACTTGAAAGGCTGCTGGCCTTCGTCCGCGAGGGCGACACCGTGGTGGTGCACAGCATGGACAGGCTGGCACGCAACCTTGATGACCTGCGCCGCATCGTTCAAGGGCTGACGCAACGGGGCGTGCGCATGGAGTTTGTCAAAGAAGGGTTGACGTTCACCGGTGAGGACTCGCCGATGGCCAATCTGATGCTGTCGGTCATGGGGGCCTTTGCTGAATTCGAGCGCGCCCTGATCCGCGAACGTCAGCGCGAAGGAATCGTGCTTGCTAAGCAGCGCGGGGCCTACCGGGGGCGGAAGAAATCGTTGAACAGCGAACAAATTGCCGAGTTAAAACGGCGAGTCGCGGCAGGGGATCAAAAAACCTTGGTGGCCCGTGACTTCGGCATCAGCCGCGAAACCTTGTACCAGTACCTGCGGGAAGACTGA
- a CDS encoding Tn3 family transposase, which produces MPRRSILSATERESLLALPDAKDELIRQYTFNETDLSVIRQRRGAANRLGFAIQLCYLRFPGVILGVDESPFAPLLRMVAAQLKVPVESWDEYGQREQTRREHLVELQAAFGFKPFTMSHYRQAVHTLTELALQTDKGIVLASTLVENLRRQSIILPAMNAIERASAEAITRANRRIYAALADSLLQPHRQRLDELLKRKDGSKVTWLAWLRQSPVKPNSRHMLEHIERLKAWQSLDLPAGIERQVHQNRLLKIAREGGQMTPADLAKFEVQRRYATLVALAIEGMATVTDEIIDLHDRIIGKLFNAAKNKHQQQFQASGKAINDKVRMYGRIGQALLEAKQSGSDPFVAIEAVMPWDTFAASVTEAQKLAQPEGFDFLHRIGESYATLRRYAPQFLDVLKLRAAPAAKGVLDAIEVLRDMNTDNARKVPANAPTAFIKPRWTKLVLTDEGIDRRYYELCALSELKNALRSGDVWVQGSRQFKDFDEYLVPVEKFTSLKLASALPLAVATDCDQYLHDRLALLEQQLATVNRMAAANDLPDAIITESGLKITPLDAAVPETAQALIDQSAMLLPHVKITELLMEVDEWTGFTRHFTHLKTGDTAKEKTLLLTTILADGINLGLTKMAESCPGTTYAKLSWLQAWHIRDETYSTALAELVNAQFRQPFAANWGDGTTSSSDGQNFRTGSKAESTGHINPKYGSSPGRTFYTHISDQYAPFSAKVVNVGVRDSTYVLDGLLYHESDLRIEEHYTDTAGFTDHVFGLMHLLGFRFAPRIRDLGDTKLFIPKGDAAYDALKPMISSDRLNIKAIRAHWDEILRLATSIKQGTVTASLMLRKLGSYPRQNGLAVALRELGRIERTLFILDWLQSVELRRRVNAGLNKGEARNALARAVFFYRLGEIRDRSFEQQRYRASGLNLVTAAIVLWNTIYLERATSALRSHSQTVDDALLQYLSPLGWEHINLTGDYLWRSSAKVGAGKFRPLRPLPPA; this is translated from the coding sequence ATGCCGCGCCGCTCAATCCTGTCCGCCACCGAGCGAGAAAGCCTGCTGGCACTGCCAGATGCCAAAGACGAATTGATCCGGCAGTACACGTTCAACGAAACCGATCTGTCGGTTATTCGCCAGCGTCGCGGGGCAGCGAACCGGCTGGGCTTTGCCATCCAGCTTTGCTACCTGCGATTCCCTGGCGTCATCCTGGGTGTCGATGAGTCGCCGTTTGCGCCCTTGCTGCGCATGGTGGCGGCACAGCTCAAGGTGCCGGTGGAAAGTTGGGATGAGTACGGCCAGCGTGAGCAGACACGGCGCGAGCACCTGGTCGAGCTGCAAGCGGCATTTGGGTTCAAGCCGTTCACCATGAGCCACTATCGGCAAGCCGTGCATACATTGACCGAGCTGGCTTTGCAGACCGACAAAGGCATTGTGCTGGCCAGCACCCTTGTCGAAAACCTGCGGCGGCAGAGCATCATCCTGCCCGCCATGAATGCCATCGAGCGCGCAAGCGCCGAGGCCATCACCCGTGCCAACCGGCGTATTTACGCGGCGCTGGCCGATTCTTTGTTGCAGCCCCACCGTCAGCGACTGGACGAACTTCTCAAGCGCAAGGACGGCAGCAAAGTGACGTGGCTGGCATGGCTGCGCCAGTCGCCCGTCAAGCCGAATTCTCGGCACATGCTCGAACACATCGAGCGCCTCAAAGCTTGGCAGTCGCTTGACTTGCCCGCAGGCATCGAGCGTCAAGTTCACCAGAACCGTCTGCTCAAAATCGCCCGTGAGGGTGGACAGATGACACCCGCCGACTTGGCCAAATTCGAGGTGCAACGACGCTATGCCACTCTGGTAGCGCTGGCCATTGAAGGCATGGCCACCGTCACCGACGAAATCATTGACCTGCACGACCGCATCATCGGCAAGCTATTCAATGCGGCCAAGAACAAACATCAGCAGCAGTTTCAGGCTTCCGGTAAGGCGATCAATGACAAGGTGCGGATGTATGGCCGAATCGGCCAAGCCTTGCTGGAAGCCAAACAGAGCGGTAGCGATCCGTTCGTCGCCATCGAGGCCGTTATGCCGTGGGACACCTTTGCCGCCAGCGTCACGGAGGCGCAAAAGCTCGCACAACCGGAGGGCTTCGACTTTCTGCATCGCATCGGTGAAAGCTATGCCACGTTGCGCCGGTACGCGCCGCAGTTCCTGGATGTACTCAAGCTACGGGCGGCTCCAGCCGCCAAGGGCGTGCTCGATGCCATCGAGGTGCTGCGCGACATGAACACCGACAACGCCCGCAAGGTGCCCGCCAACGCGCCGACCGCATTCATCAAGCCACGATGGACCAAACTGGTGCTCACGGACGAAGGCATTGACCGGCGCTACTACGAGCTGTGCGCGCTGTCGGAGCTGAAGAACGCGCTGCGCTCGGGTGATGTCTGGGTGCAGGGATCACGTCAGTTCAAGGACTTCGACGAGTACCTGGTGCCGGTCGAGAAATTTACCTCCTTGAAGCTGGCCAGCGCATTGCCGCTTGCCGTGGCCACTGATTGCGATCAGTATTTGCACGACCGGCTGGCATTGCTGGAACAGCAGCTCGCCACCGTTAACCGCATGGCGGCGGCCAATGATCTGCCGGATGCCATCATTACCGAGTCCGGCCTGAAGATCACGCCGCTGGATGCGGCGGTGCCGGAGACCGCGCAAGCCCTGATCGACCAGTCGGCGATGCTGCTGCCGCACGTCAAGATCACCGAACTCTTGATGGAAGTTGATGAGTGGACGGGTTTCACCCGGCACTTCACACATCTGAAAACCGGTGACACCGCCAAGGAAAAGACGTTGCTGCTGACGACGATCCTGGCCGATGGCATCAATCTTGGGCTCACCAAGATGGCCGAGTCCTGCCCTGGCACGACCTACGCGAAGCTGTCGTGGCTGCAAGCGTGGCACATCCGGGATGAAACGTACTCAACGGCCCTGGCCGAGCTGGTCAATGCGCAGTTCCGGCAACCCTTCGCCGCGAACTGGGGTGATGGCACCACGTCATCGTCGGACGGACAGAACTTCAGAACCGGCAGCAAGGCCGAGAGCACGGGGCACATCAACCCGAAATATGGAAGCAGCCCAGGACGGACTTTCTACACCCATATCTCCGACCAGTACGCACCTTTCAGCGCCAAGGTGGTCAACGTCGGCGTGCGCGATTCCACCTATGTGCTCGATGGCCTGCTGTACCACGAGTCGGACTTGCGCATCGAGGAGCACTACACAGACACGGCAGGCTTTACCGATCATGTCTTCGGCCTGATGCACTTGCTGGGATTCCGGTTTGCACCGCGTATCCGTGACTTGGGCGATACCAAGCTGTTCATCCCCAAGGGCGATGCCGCCTATGATGCGCTCAAGCCGATGATTAGCAGCGACAGGCTGAACATCAAGGCTATTCGCGCTCATTGGGATGAAATCCTACGGCTGGCCACTTCGATCAAGCAGGGAACGGTGACGGCCTCGCTGATGCTGCGCAAGCTCGGCAGCTACCCGCGCCAGAACGGCTTGGCCGTGGCGTTGCGCGAGCTGGGGCGTATCGAGCGCACGCTGTTTATTCTGGATTGGCTGCAAAGCGTGGAGCTGCGCCGGCGCGTTAATGCCGGGCTGAATAAGGGCGAGGCGCGCAACGCGCTGGCCAGAGCTGTGTTCTTCTACCGATTGGGTGAAATCCGTGACCGCAGCTTCGAGCAGCAACGCTACCGTGCTAGCGGCCTCAACCTAGTAACAGCGGCCATCGTGTTGTGGAACACGATCTATCTGGAGCGCGCCACCAGTGCTTTGCGTAGCCACAGCCAGACAGTCGATGACGCGCTGTTGCAGTACCTGTCGCCGCTGGGGTGGGAGCACATCAACCTGACCGGCGATTACCTCTGGCGCAGCAGCGCCAAGGTTGGTGCGGGTAAGTTCAGGCCGTTGCGACCGCTGCCACCGGCTTAA
- a CDS encoding heavy metal translocating P-type ATPase, which translates to MSECASKGCGCSAGPITQPPAQAPQTTESAQAVYRIENMDCPTEEALIRSKLAGLAGVAGLEFNLMQRTLAVRHELPSLSPVEQALAAIGMQAVRMDQASTEKTTKLSIAKMDCPTEEALIRKKLGTMAGVADLDFNLMQRTLSVRHADHVLPDVLVALQTLGFEAQVMDTAEAASPSASPVTTPTNWWPLGISLLTALAAEAVYWLHNGNHWSVVVLALVSVFTGGLSTYKKGWIALKNLNLNMNALMSIAVTGAMLIGHWPEAAMVMVLFALAEVIEAKSLDRARNAIRGLLDMTPEQATVQQADGTWREVSAKQIAIGSRVRVKPGERIALDGEVLEGRSTVNQAPITGESLPVEKSPGDPVFAGTINESGSFEYRVTAVASNSTLARIIHAVEAAQGSRAPTQRFVDQFARWYTPIVFGVAIAVALLPPLFMGAAWLDWIYRALVLLVVACPCALVISTPVSIVSGLAAAARHGILIKGGVYLEEGRKLRWLALDKTGTITHGKPAQTDFVTWGNALASDSRSIAASLADRSDHPVSKAVAQAAQTDGVALLDVAEFNALPGRGVQGQINGETYHLGNQRMLEELGQRTPELEQRIAALETMGKTVVMLVSAKGVHALFAVADTIKESSRSAIAELHALGINTMMLTGDNPHTAQAIAAQAGIDRAQGNLLPDDKLREVELLAIKGKVGMVGDGINDAPALARADIGFAMGAAGTDTAIETADVALMDDNLGKIPTFVRLSRATAQVLMQNIVLALGIKAVFLVLTFTGQATMWMAVFADMGASLLVVGNGLRLLRK; encoded by the coding sequence ATGAGCGAATGCGCTTCAAAAGGGTGTGGCTGCTCGGCTGGGCCGATCACCCAACCCCCGGCACAAGCCCCGCAGACAACCGAATCGGCTCAAGCGGTGTACCGCATCGAGAACATGGATTGCCCCACGGAAGAGGCGCTGATCCGAAGCAAGCTGGCCGGGCTGGCGGGTGTGGCAGGTCTTGAATTCAACCTGATGCAGCGTACTTTGGCCGTTCGGCACGAACTGCCTTCGCTGTCACCCGTTGAGCAGGCGCTAGCCGCCATCGGCATGCAAGCCGTGCGCATGGATCAGGCATCGACCGAAAAAACAACCAAGCTGTCCATTGCCAAGATGGATTGCCCGACCGAAGAGGCGTTGATCCGCAAGAAGCTCGGCACAATGGCCGGGGTTGCTGATCTCGATTTCAACCTGATGCAGCGCACGCTGTCGGTACGCCATGCGGACCATGTTCTGCCAGACGTGCTCGTGGCACTGCAAACACTTGGATTCGAGGCGCAGGTAATGGACACCGCAGAGGCCGCATCGCCGTCCGCGTCCCCTGTGACCACGCCGACTAACTGGTGGCCGCTAGGCATCTCCTTGCTCACTGCATTGGCAGCCGAGGCGGTCTACTGGCTCCACAACGGCAATCATTGGTCGGTTGTCGTTCTGGCGCTCGTTTCGGTCTTCACAGGTGGCCTCTCCACCTACAAAAAGGGTTGGATCGCGCTCAAGAACCTTAATCTCAACATGAACGCCCTGATGTCGATCGCCGTCACGGGTGCCATGTTGATCGGTCACTGGCCCGAAGCGGCGATGGTGATGGTGCTCTTCGCGCTGGCCGAAGTGATCGAAGCCAAGTCGCTGGATCGCGCTCGCAACGCAATCCGTGGCCTGCTCGACATGACCCCGGAACAGGCCACAGTGCAACAGGCTGACGGCACATGGCGCGAGGTGAGCGCAAAGCAAATCGCCATTGGCAGCCGCGTCCGGGTCAAACCGGGTGAGCGCATCGCCCTTGATGGTGAGGTGCTTGAAGGCCGTTCTACAGTCAACCAAGCCCCGATCACGGGCGAAAGCCTCCCGGTCGAAAAATCCCCCGGTGACCCGGTGTTCGCAGGCACCATCAACGAATCCGGGTCATTCGAGTATCGCGTCACCGCCGTGGCCAGCAACTCCACACTGGCCCGCATCATTCACGCCGTAGAGGCTGCTCAGGGGAGCCGTGCGCCGACTCAACGTTTTGTCGATCAGTTCGCCCGCTGGTACACGCCCATTGTGTTCGGCGTTGCCATCGCCGTCGCGTTGTTGCCGCCGCTGTTCATGGGTGCGGCATGGCTCGACTGGATCTACCGTGCATTGGTTCTGCTGGTGGTCGCCTGTCCCTGCGCGCTGGTGATCTCTACGCCGGTCAGCATCGTCAGCGGCTTGGCCGCCGCCGCCCGCCACGGCATCCTCATCAAGGGCGGCGTCTATCTGGAAGAAGGCCGCAAGCTGCGTTGGCTGGCTCTGGACAAGACCGGCACGATCACGCACGGCAAGCCCGCACAGACCGATTTTGTCACCTGGGGCAATGCACTCGCCTCGGACAGCCGCAGCATCGCGGCCAGTCTGGCAGACCGCTCCGACCATCCTGTATCCAAAGCGGTGGCACAAGCCGCGCAGACGGATGGGGTTGCCTTGCTCGACGTGGCCGAATTCAACGCGCTGCCCGGTCGGGGTGTGCAGGGCCAAATCAACGGTGAAACCTACCATCTTGGCAACCAGCGGATGCTCGAAGAGCTGGGGCAGCGTACTCCCGAGCTGGAACAGCGCATCGCGGCGCTGGAAACCATGGGTAAAACTGTCGTGATGTTGGTCAGCGCAAAAGGGGTTCATGCCTTATTTGCCGTAGCGGACACCATCAAGGAAAGCAGCAGGAGCGCCATTGCCGAGCTTCATGCACTGGGCATCAACACCATGATGCTGACCGGCGACAACCCCCACACGGCACAGGCCATTGCCGCACAAGCCGGGATCGACCGTGCGCAAGGCAATCTGCTCCCAGACGACAAACTGCGCGAAGTTGAGCTACTGGCCATAAAGGGCAAGGTCGGCATGGTCGGTGATGGCATCAACGATGCCCCGGCCTTGGCGCGTGCGGACATCGGCTTTGCCATGGGAGCGGCTGGCACAGATACCGCCATCGAGACCGCTGACGTGGCCCTGATGGACGACAACCTGGGCAAGATTCCGACCTTCGTGCGCCTGTCGCGTGCGACGGCGCAGGTGCTGATGCAAAACATTGTGCTGGCCCTTGGCATCAAGGCAGTATTTCTGGTGCTGACCTTCACGGGTCAAGCGACCATGTGGATGGCGGTGTTTGCTGATATGGGGGCCAGCTTGCTCGTCGTTGGCAATGGCTTGAGGCTGTTGCGCAAATGA
- a CDS encoding EAL domain-containing protein → MKDFADNEALRIVVESSIDMAHKLLIKSVAEGVETQQDWDMLKSMGCDTAQGYFIAKPMNLVSFIEFCAEYKPADTSGLKIQS, encoded by the coding sequence GTGAAGGACTTTGCTGACAATGAGGCGTTGCGCATCGTGGTCGAATCGAGCATCGACATGGCGCACAAGCTGCTCATCAAAAGCGTAGCCGAGGGGGTGGAAACCCAACAGGACTGGGATATGCTTAAAAGCATGGGATGTGACACAGCACAGGGTTACTTCATCGCCAAACCCATGAATCTGGTCTCGTTTATTGAATTTTGTGCGGAATATAAGCCTGCCGATACATCCGGCTTGAAAATCCAGTCTTAA
- a CDS encoding cytochrome c/FTR1 family iron permease, translating into MTCRATYRWLMTLLLATCALIGGPNYAADTTELKAKQIWQLLDYVAVDYGGAVANGAVLKASEYAEMQEFAATAERQLGELPDQTDKGILLQQASALRAAVAAKADPVSVAKLAHALSSAVQKTYPFPVAPTAMPVLAKGGQLFQAQCAACHGQQGRGDGPLAASLNPKPTALADHTRARERSLFALHQIISNGVQGTAMQGFGALSDEDRWALAFFVGTLPYAQSDKDEGAKLWQANAQVRQTVASLDALTQTSEHVLADKLDVPSAKALTAYLRANPNALNVNSPKGTAIAKAKLSESVTALLAGDRAGATKLALSAYLDGFEPVEPALATRNRPLFEKIEAAMVSYRALVAKGAPTDVQTAQQRLQGLLDEADKVLAPSEDDAVAAYVGALTILLREGLEALLVVVAMLAFLKKAERQDVVVYVHAGWIVALAAGGITWAVATYLVGVSGASRELTEGFSSLFAAVVLLGVGMWMHQKSVAGRWQVYLKEKLSSALNKRTAWFLFSLAFVAVYREVFETVLFFAALWTEGNGWPLLAGLGTGIVLLALLAIILLRTSARLPIGQFFAASSLLVAVLAVVLAGKGIAGLQEAGLLHTSPIAIPRIDLLGIHPSWQTLLAQLAVLFTALVAFAFNLRSKRQIVSPQG; encoded by the coding sequence ATGACTTGCCGAGCAACCTATCGCTGGCTGATGACTTTGCTGTTGGCGACTTGTGCGTTGATTGGCGGGCCAAACTACGCAGCCGACACCACCGAACTCAAAGCCAAACAGATTTGGCAACTTCTGGACTACGTCGCCGTCGATTACGGCGGCGCGGTCGCCAACGGTGCCGTGCTGAAAGCGTCGGAGTACGCTGAAATGCAGGAATTTGCCGCTACAGCCGAGCGTCAACTGGGAGAACTGCCTGACCAGACCGATAAAGGCATCCTGTTGCAACAAGCGTCCGCGTTGCGTGCTGCGGTAGCTGCTAAGGCCGATCCGGTCAGCGTGGCGAAGCTGGCGCATGCGCTGTCCAGTGCGGTGCAAAAGACGTATCCGTTTCCAGTCGCGCCGACTGCCATGCCGGTCTTGGCGAAGGGAGGACAGTTGTTTCAGGCGCAATGTGCGGCCTGTCACGGTCAGCAAGGGCGCGGTGACGGCCCTCTGGCGGCATCCCTGAACCCCAAGCCGACCGCGCTGGCCGATCACACGCGGGCGCGTGAGCGCAGCTTGTTCGCGCTGCACCAGATTATCAGCAACGGTGTCCAAGGCACCGCCATGCAGGGCTTTGGCGCGTTGTCGGATGAAGATCGTTGGGCACTGGCGTTCTTTGTCGGCACACTGCCCTATGCGCAAAGCGACAAGGACGAAGGGGCCAAGCTCTGGCAAGCCAATGCGCAAGTTCGCCAGACGGTCGCCAGTCTGGATGCGCTGACGCAAACCTCCGAGCATGTCTTGGCGGACAAGCTGGATGTGCCATCCGCCAAAGCCCTGACCGCCTATTTACGCGCCAACCCGAACGCGCTGAACGTCAACAGCCCGAAGGGCACCGCGATTGCCAAGGCCAAACTCAGCGAGAGTGTGACGGCATTGCTGGCTGGCGACCGCGCAGGCGCGACCAAGCTGGCCTTGTCTGCTTATCTCGATGGCTTCGAGCCAGTCGAACCCGCGCTGGCCACCCGCAATCGGCCGCTGTTCGAGAAGATCGAAGCCGCGATGGTGTCTTATCGCGCCTTGGTTGCTAAAGGCGCACCCACTGACGTTCAGACGGCCCAGCAACGTTTGCAGGGACTGCTGGATGAAGCGGACAAAGTGCTTGCCCCCTCCGAAGACGATGCCGTGGCGGCCTACGTCGGTGCGTTAACCATCCTGCTGCGTGAGGGCTTGGAAGCCCTGCTGGTGGTGGTGGCCATGCTGGCATTTCTCAAGAAGGCCGAACGGCAGGACGTGGTGGTATACGTCCATGCTGGTTGGATTGTCGCGCTGGCGGCTGGCGGGATAACATGGGCAGTAGCGACCTACTTGGTCGGCGTCAGCGGGGCAAGCCGGGAGCTAACTGAGGGCTTTTCGTCACTCTTTGCCGCCGTGGTACTGCTCGGCGTCGGCATGTGGATGCACCAGAAGAGCGTTGCCGGTCGCTGGCAGGTCTACCTCAAGGAAAAGTTGTCCTCTGCACTCAATAAGCGCACGGCATGGTTCCTGTTTTCGTTGGCCTTCGTCGCCGTATATCGCGAGGTATTCGAGACAGTGCTGTTCTTTGCCGCGCTCTGGACAGAGGGGAATGGCTGGCCCTTACTGGCAGGCTTGGGCACCGGCATTGTACTGTTGGCCTTACTTGCGATCATACTGCTGCGTACCAGTGCGCGTCTGCCGATTGGTCAGTTTTTCGCTGCCAGCTCGCTACTGGTGGCCGTACTTGCCGTGGTCTTAGCAGGAAAGGGCATCGCGGGGCTTCAAGAAGCCGGATTGCTGCACACTAGTCCAATCGCAATTCCTCGCATCGACCTGCTGGGCATTCATCCATCGTGGCAAACACTCTTGGCTCAACTCGCCGTACTGTTCACGGCGCTAGTCGCCTTCGCTTTCAATTTGCGTTCGAAACGCCAGATAGTGTCGCCTCAAGGTTGA
- the lspA gene encoding signal peptidase II produces the protein MSWKFFLYDWGGLNIALFQAINMSTPAALEPLASFFNLVIGNYWTAPLMLLAMWGWSKSAPDPTRADAIRYRLRVFSVAFALAFLVATILKLWIDFPRPPAVFGDMVRVIGGIERHYSLPSGHATYAALVVGALWPLIGRRGRIGLVLYAALVGWSRIAAGMHFPADVLAGWVLGLSCTALAGWLMPLAAPVWQSARRTSTWVWFAVAASAVMTDQLAKFAITRTFAYGEQVEVTLFFNLVHVLNPGAAFSFLANAGGWQRYFFMALGLVVSAWLGRMLCQQRPRLEAVGYSLILGGAIGNVVDRVLRGSVVDFLDFHWQLVHWPAFNLADVAITSGAALLIMQMLTQGKALDTGVNENYNHSQ, from the coding sequence ATGAGCTGGAAATTCTTTCTTTACGACTGGGGTGGTCTGAACATCGCGTTGTTCCAAGCCATCAACATGAGCACACCTGCAGCGCTGGAACCGCTGGCATCGTTCTTCAACCTTGTGATAGGCAACTACTGGACTGCGCCACTGATGCTCTTGGCGATGTGGGGATGGTCAAAGTCGGCACCTGACCCAACGCGGGCCGATGCCATCAGGTACAGACTCAGAGTCTTTAGCGTGGCCTTTGCGTTGGCATTTCTCGTCGCCACCATCTTGAAGCTATGGATCGACTTTCCACGCCCGCCTGCCGTTTTTGGCGACATGGTGCGCGTTATCGGGGGCATCGAACGACACTACAGCCTGCCCAGCGGGCATGCCACCTATGCGGCGCTGGTGGTCGGAGCGCTCTGGCCTTTGATAGGCCGTCGTGGCCGCATCGGCTTGGTGTTGTACGCCGCATTGGTCGGTTGGTCACGCATCGCAGCCGGAATGCACTTCCCTGCCGATGTGCTGGCGGGGTGGGTACTTGGATTGAGTTGCACGGCGCTCGCCGGGTGGCTGATGCCGCTGGCCGCCCCTGTGTGGCAATCGGCTCGCCGCACATCGACTTGGGTCTGGTTCGCAGTGGCCGCCAGTGCTGTCATGACCGATCAGCTCGCAAAGTTCGCCATCACCCGCACGTTTGCCTACGGTGAACAGGTCGAAGTCACGCTCTTCTTCAACCTCGTCCATGTCCTGAATCCCGGCGCGGCATTCAGCTTTCTGGCGAACGCTGGCGGCTGGCAACGTTACTTTTTCATGGCGCTGGGTCTGGTCGTTTCTGCTTGGCTGGGTCGCATGCTGTGCCAGCAGCGGCCACGCCTCGAAGCGGTGGGCTACAGCCTGATCCTTGGTGGTGCGATCGGCAATGTCGTGGATCGTGTGCTGCGTGGATCGGTTGTCGATTTCCTCGACTTCCATTGGCAGCTTGTGCACTGGCCCGCCTTCAACCTCGCTGATGTGGCGATCACATCGGGCGCTGCTTTGCTCATCATGCAGATGTTGACCCAAGGCAAGGCACTGGACACCGGAGTAAATGAGAATTATAATCATTCACAATGA
- the cadR gene encoding Cd(II)/Pb(II)-responsive transcriptional regulator, giving the protein MEIRIGDLAKRSGCEVVTIRYYEKEGLLPKPARSGGNFRLYGEAHIERLQFIRHCRSLDMTLREIRALLGLRDNPMQDCGEVNTLLEAHIQQVEMRVSALLQLKRHLVDLREKCSGSRSVEACGILQGLGNCNCHGESATNSQTSG; this is encoded by the coding sequence ATGGAAATCAGAATTGGCGACCTCGCCAAGCGCTCTGGATGCGAGGTCGTGACCATCCGCTACTACGAGAAGGAAGGGCTACTGCCGAAGCCAGCGCGAAGCGGTGGCAACTTCCGCCTGTACGGTGAGGCGCACATTGAGCGCTTGCAATTCATCCGTCATTGCCGTTCGCTCGACATGACGTTGCGCGAGATTCGGGCATTGCTGGGTCTGCGAGACAACCCGATGCAGGACTGTGGGGAGGTCAACACGCTGCTGGAGGCCCATATTCAACAGGTGGAAATGCGTGTGTCCGCGCTGTTGCAGTTAAAGCGGCACTTGGTTGATTTGCGCGAGAAGTGTTCTGGCTCTCGATCTGTAGAGGCGTGCGGCATTTTGCAAGGGTTGGGCAATTGCAATTGCCATGGTGAAAGTGCCACGAACAGTCAAACATCTGGGTAA